ACAATGAAACAGTACAACGACAAATGATACCCGTTTACACCGAGCGTAACAATGTCTTGAAGCACATTATCTGTTCTCTTAAATGGAGCTTCCATGTTCTCTTTACCTAGTAGTACTTCCACTCATCCCTCTTATTACTAGTTGGGCCTGTTTTCAAGATAGCTCTGGCTTACCAAACCTTCACTACTGGCCCAGATTTTTCGAATGAGAAATGGAATAGGCAGCCTAGCCCTGGGCCCCGCAACAACCGTTAGGCATATAGTGTAATAAACTCTACTTATTAAGGAAGACAGACAATAAGCAGTCCAGTGCAGTCACTTGGGCCATGATATGCGGCGTTCAGTCTCTTGCTGATATAGCGGACGAGTTCGTAATCGCTATGCTAAAACCGCACAACAGAAGATGAGTGGAGTTGCATCAATCAATCTACCTGTTCAAGAAAGCTGCGCTTCACATGGAATCCCATGTATACGTTGGACCTGCCAAAACTCAACATTTAAGCTAAATTGTCATGTAGACGAGATATTAAAGAAGGCAAGGCAGTAATTGTGCTTGTGAACAGACAGGCACATTGGATGGGCATTAAATGGCATGGCCATGCTGTTACGCAGAGGAAATTCTGTTTAATAACATCAGCACTCATCCACAAGCTTCCGCAGGCCGTGGGATCAAatgccggccgtggcggccgcattttcgaaggAAGCGAAAAGACCTTgaagcctgtgtgcttagattgaagtgcacgttaaagaacctcaggtggtcgaaattttcggagccctccactgcggcgtctttcataatcatatgctagttttgggaccttaaaccccgaCAATTGGTATTATTACAACTACAAGCTCCTTATGTTGATGACGACACTGGTGTAGGTCTCCTGAAATGCAAATTTCACATCTAAATTTCTATGTCGCACAAAAATACGCGTGAAATTGAAAAATACATAATAAAATAACAGTGAAGCTACATAAACTTTGTAAAATTGGGTACAAAGCCCCAGTACTGTTCATTTGAAATAAATGAAAGGCACGAAGTGCGAAAAATCTTTAAGGAACGCTTTCTTTTCAGTGCCGTCTGTACATTAATTCTGAAGTTTGAGTCCTGCATATCAACACAAGGGTCACATAAGATTTGTACGATGGGTGAAATGAATATAAGTAAAATCGGGTCCTCATAGCGTGTATAATACATTTATTAATCACTCTTATGAAGTGTCGCTTTTTACAAAAATCCAAATCTTTCCTCAATACGTCATATTCGATCGTTCTGTATGTGGTTTTTAGTAACTTGAGCTTGAAGTTGTAGTGACGGGTGAAGTTCATGCATTTTGGTACGTCATATATACGCTTGGTGTGTTATCAGGCGTTATCATGTAAGTAGGTCCTGACATCTACTGTAGCGTGTATAGATGTGGCTGTTTGGTTTTCTGGTAAATGCTTTGCATAACAAAACGGCGGATGGCACAAATGTGCCAGCATCATTTCAATGATGACACAGAGCCaatacagccccaccgcggtggtctagtggctaagggaactcggctgctgacccgcaggtcgcgggatcgaatcccggctgcggcggctgcatttccgatggaggcggaattgttgcaggcccgtgtgctcagatttgggtgcacgttaaagagccacaggtggtcgaaatttccgaagccctccactatggcgtctctcattaatcatggtggttttgggacgttaaaccccacatatcaatcaatcagagccaATAAATCCACACACTAATGCTGTGCTAAACTAAGTGGAACATGAGAATGATGATCACCTCAGCTGCGGCGTTCCTGCTGTCGGTTATAATGTTCTCATATCGATTATCAATACTACCACCTGAGAGCTGTGGGATGCTCACCCATACGCCGTCCGTGTCACAGGAATCAAAGATGGCCGCGTGTCCATTGAACTTCTCGCTGTTTATGAAGGAGCCGATGGCCGTCAATCGAGGAATGTCACAGTTGTCGCGCACCTTTTTGCCCCGACGCCATTTTTCCGTGGGAATATCACGCATGCCTTGGCATTTCTCTTTCACCAGGATCACGCAGTGCTTCTTGTTCTCCGAGTTGGTCACCCACTTGCCCTTCAAGGGCATCGGGTCTTCACATTCGATGGCCTTGCTGGCTGTATACGTATAGTTGGCACGTTGTAATAACCTCAAAAAAATCTGCGATATTCATGATGACTAACAAGCTATTCTGGTTATTGGGTATAAACAACACCTCAGCATAGAGTGCGTGTATCACAACCAGCTTGCTATACAGCTTCATATCAGATTGCAAGGACGAAGGCTCGAATGTTTTCTCTATTATCTGTACGGAAGTGTAGTGCGTGGTCTTCAACGAAATTTGGCTTCTGTATGTATAAACGTGGGCAGGTTTCCTAATTAGAGCGGGTCAAATTTCACCACAGCGCCAACCTCCCCTCTCCCCACTTATTTTTATCGCATTTGACGACCCAGAAAAAATACGCGCTTAACCATCACCGCAGaaataaaaacgccaggcctgcgcggtaggtgcagcacagtcacagcgaaagctagaagggcggcctttcagagcctcttcaaaacactcattgggtaattaCTGCAAGCACACTGGCATGGTactcactagggcattaatagTAAACTTTTTGGTAGtacgccggcattcgctatgctatttttcgtcatttttttgagaagcgaggtatccgctaaactcttgcaaggaatttcgtgccgatTGTCTATCttatggctgacgacgatgaggaattattgctgaagtgggtatgtgccacagttaatagagaaacaagaacaaacttttgttaTGGTTTGGAACGTTGGACGGCCTACTCGTCACGCTTTTCGCATtgcgcgacgactggttgttattttgctgttgtaaaacgctttataattcgtattaacgtgattgcttttccgacatcatgcctgcctaaggcaagtttgatgACAAATCTCAAGCCCCGGTGTAGCTGAGGgttagaatactgagctggcatccagcggacctgggttcgagccccactgtgccattgtagctaggtttttttttctaattttgcgcgatgtggttacggacaccggcggtggcagcggcggacaacatgcaactgtgcgggacccgaaaagtgatctcataacagctttcgctgtaaaatgcagCGCACAACGGCTAACCTTCGGTCCATGGCCTAAAGAAAGCCATAATCAGAAGTGAATTGGCACTACACTTGGCATGCAACATGCAGGTACTTCACCGTCAATATCACTAAAAACCTGCTTTCTCATAACTGTGCAGTTGAAAGAATGGCAGGACAGCTGAAGCTAAGCGAATGTGCAGACTTGGCGGCTTCTTTGGAAgattaggaggggggggggggggtgtaagtTAATTTTTTCCTGGTGCCTACTCCAATGACTTTATCACATTGATTATGTACTCTGACAAAGTTCATCTGCCTCATTTTCTAGAATACGGTTCATTGCTTACACCTATTTCCTCCTTTCTCATTTCCACGAGTGATTAAACGCCTGACATATCGTTCCATGTTGTGTATAATTATTGTACAATCCAGTAATTTGTTTTAGTGTCATTTGATTCGTAAAGAGGGATTGTTAACGAGAGAAATTTACCAAGACATATGCATGAGCTTTCTCGAGCAGAGAATTAAGTGTGATCACCTAATCTTACTCTTGCTTGGAATAGATTTGAGCGCAAATGGACAACACACAAGAAGAGGGGATGACGGTGCGACTTGAGTGATGCCCATTTGCACTCAAATTTATTTTAGAAGGAACCAACGCACCCAACAAAGCATTTTATTAACCTATTCATACTTTATGCCTTATATACTTATACCGAGCATCTATCGCAGCTTTCGTGCACTCACCTGCAACAAGTCCCAGGAGAAGCAAAGCAGCGAAAAGCGTAGATTGTTTCATCGCTGCTTCCCTTTTGCTCTGTATACCTTCCTTTGTTTTTCACTTCTTTATACCGACCTGCGCAAGTCGATTTTTAAAGTGGTTAAGAAATTACTTCACTATGTTCGGAAAGGGCATTAGACCGGGCTATTTGTTATGATAAGGTCGACGCGAGGTTTCACGACAATATGAACATATTGTCTACGTAATAACTGCGGGAATGTTTGATGTTAAAATCACAATTTAGGCATCTTATATTAACAAGAAAGCCTCATATTGTTAAGAAATAATTTATCTTAAAACACCTTGGAATTATTTAGGCTGTTCTCAAGTTGACAAGACGAGAGCCATgcattagtgaaaaaaaaaaccactctgAATTCAAGTTTGAACTCAACTTTGCTTCATGCGTGGCCTTTGCGTTACGATTATGATGTCCCCAACCGTCTAAATTCTTGTCTCTGGGCATTTTTTGGGGTCAAGCAGCAAATAACAAAAATGGTAAAGTCTGTTGGTATTCATCACAAATCATGCTTCGCTTACGTTCACTTCGTCGCCCCAGCACCGATGGAAAAGAAACACACCTCAGTGAGTTGAAATAATCGCAGCCGACAGCCACGAGCTCGACGGATGGCTTGAGTTTTATGCTAGGAAGGTGAAAAGACAGGATCAACGGGTGGACACAGCCACCATACAAAGAACTACGCAATGTCATAGTCCCGACGACAATCTTCGCACACTGGTCACAAGAGTAGCGTTGTGTACACGAtaaccattatttttttttgtatggacAGAATTCCCTCGCTCACCAGTTTTATGATTCGCGACCGGTCATGCATATGCGCCGAACTGCACTTGTCCGCATCAGGGAGAGAGGGACGTGCATTCACGAGCTTCTTAAACTGTGTTGCGCCGGTGGTCCGCACAGACCTTAGCCCCGAATAATCTTAAAATCAGAGGGAACTTCGAAAAACATCCTGTCGTCCCGATACAAACAGGCAACTGTTCAATGAAGCTGGCTTTCGAAGGTCACCGAACGATACACATTCTTTCGTGTTTGACCAGCGGACGGTGACTTAAGCTCGAAACGGCATGCGAGTACTACAAGCGCCGCTAGTGCCGCGCAGCAGTTGTGTAAACGCATAACACaacgttgttttatttttttcctgggCAAGCACGCCTCATGTCAATCGATGTTGGTCACGCCAAGATAAACTGCCAACATTGTCCTCACAACCCGAGTCGGCAAGTGCTTATGCTTCAAATGCACGCGCAGAACTCCTCAGACATGCGAGGTTCAAACAAGGCCGTGTTACGAAAACCTGTGCGAACGTGCAGGGCAACTCTGGAGTACCGAGAGTTTTCTGTGGTGCTCGGTGAATAATATCATAAGGCGTAAGCTGTTATGATCTCAACATCAACAGCCTATTTTTATCGCGAAATTGTTAATAATCGCCATGGGTGTCCGTCGCCGCTATTATGCACACATTCACTTATAAAAATATAGATATCGTCCACGAGCACTCAGTATAACTTTTTAACCATTGAAGCTTAAACGAGTGGCCCCCGCTATTTATCACTTGACGAATTCTGGTGGTTCAATAAACTCTTTCCTAATAATTGGTTCGGCAGGTTCAGAAAATCGCGAAAAATTGGTTTGCTCTATTCGATCATCTTCGTATAGGTGAGATAAAAATCAGGTTTAACAAATGGGCAGCCTGGCTGGCGGACTAATCTTAGATATATAAAGCATCATCATATTCTGGCATTTTACCGCACAACGCAGATTGTTGTGACCTGTATCCGTGCACAAGAAAGCCTTTTCTATCTACATCAGCATTTTTGGCTGTCTGGAGTTTTCCCAAATATATTTTCAGCCTCCAGGCCTTGTACGCGGTATTCTCACTGCCttttgatagatagataagttAAACGTCATTGAAACTGTCTTTGCCATTGTTATCGATCCACGGACGACACGAAGCAATCCACAATTTTATTATCAGCCATGTTCAGGCACCTCTCGAATTTGGGGTCTAGCGTTACGCCGGCGGCTTTCACGTTTTCATCTCAGTCATAAAAATATTGCGGCAGCTACGCATCAGTGGTGGTAAGACTGAGAAAGCCGTGAAGCTCTTCCTCCTCGTCTTCTTATCATTCCTCATCGCCcgcccgagaggcatgggagactgccctcctcaactgctcatcactagagtctcaacgggctctggtgagacgggcgcgagtaggggcctcgtcatgcggtgtcccggactaagggcgccgaccatgtagcggggtcatgctttggccccgtacctctctcttttataataaatgtttttcatcatcatcctcatcgcCCTGAGTTCTCTCTCCCGCTCCTTGTACATTACACTAGACATACAGCTGCGTTTTTCATCATCCCCTTCTCCTCCCATCCTCGTCGCCGTCATTACATTCCTCCTGACCCTAAATTATCTTACTACCACTCTCTGTACCATATCGTTACGTTATGCTTTACCATTTCTCCTTCTCCCTGCCCTCACTTACCTTTCCCACCATTTTTCTGTACAAGTCTACGCTATAATTTACCCTCTCATATCTTCCTCATCTTCACTTCTCTTTGCCATCCCCTTTCAGAATTATACTATACAAAGCTATGTCATACTTTACGCTTTTATTGTTTCTCATCTCTACATCACTCCTTCTTACCGTCACCCTTCTTTCCGATAACTTTGTTGTACAATGCTATGCTTGTATCTCGATTTTACGTTCCTTCGAATAGCTAGGCTTGGCTCACCCTCTCCTAACGTGGCGCCTTCTTCTTTAACCATTAATGTGGAAAGACAACGAGGAAGGGGTAACAAACTACAACTTTGCGAGTAAATAGTAGCAAGCCATATCAAAGGTCGTGGGCATATGCTTTGCTAGGCACTTCTTTATGTTTGTGACACCAAGTTCACTCTAAACTATACACGATCATGTCCCTCGCGTAAAGCCCCCGTTTTCCGCACCGATCAACCGCTTGACGTGTCCCTACGTTTCATTTCGAGCAATGTCCAGCACAAGTACCGTTAAAGAGCCATCCAGACACACTGCCAACGTCTCGCGAGCCTCAAAGCCCCAACTTCTTAATTCGATCTGTGTAGTCGGTGTTTCAATCGTTCGCGTAGAGTCGGCATCTGCATCGTTCGCGGATCGCTTCACGTAGAGGGAACGTCTGATCTGGGCATGTCTACGCTAGTCTTAATGTCAACGCAGTCGTCGCCATACACCTTCGTGTGACTATTCCAAGTCAAACTAAACCATGGCGCAGCACCCCGACAAATTATATTTTCGTGAATCATATACTTGGCGTACTTGAGGAGAGACCTGACCATAAGCAACAGAAGAGGGAACTTGTCATCGCCCACCTTATAAAATTCGCCATTGAATGCATGGCTTTTCGTTTTTAAAGGCCACTTCGCCCATAGCATTCAAACTGTTCGACCAGGCTCTCATCGACATTAACTCACTAGTCATAAAAAAAAGACCATTTCCGCATTATTTAAGTACAAGTCACCAGCGCTGGGAAGCAT
Above is a window of Rhipicephalus microplus isolate Deutch F79 chromosome 1, USDA_Rmic, whole genome shotgun sequence DNA encoding:
- the LOC142805483 gene encoding domesticated amidase effector 2-like, producing the protein MKQSTLFAALLLLGLVAASKAIECEDPMPLKGKWVTNSENKKHCVILVKEKCQGMRDIPTEKWRRGKKVRDNCDIPRLTAIGSFINSEKFNGHAAIFDSCDTDGVWVIDQWDAAPVDRRKMVFGDARSYFDGDNFYMIEL